The genome window ctcaccagGTCTCAGAGgtagtttgtttacttctgggtttgtttgtttgtttgtttgttgcaagCCTAAGTGCTTCAGCTCTCTACATTCCACACGGGTGagagaaaccatctggtagctgtctttcgcCTCGTATTTCTCTAAGCACAGTCACCTGCAGTTCCATCCGTTCTGTCTCAAAGGACACTatatttttgactgcagagtagtattccatggagcatGTTATCTCATGACTAGGAGACAGTTTGAACTCAGAGTCCCAGGCAGGCATTACtgcagttttgttgttttttttttttgtcatgaaataaaaaacttttaagatgtatttatttttatgttggctagagacagaaatagagaggggaggggaagagagagacacctgcagcatgctccacccctcatgaagcttcccccctgcaggtgcaggcaggggccttgaacccgggtccctgcacactgtaacatgtgctctcagccaggtgtgccaccgcctggtctcaGATGTCGTTGTTTTTATGAGAAGTTGGCAGGggcagcggtggcacacctgagggAGCCAGGTGTCACAGGGCACGCAAACCCAGATCAAACCCCTgggccccccctgcaggggaagcttcgcgagtggtgaagcagggctgcaggtgtctctctctccatttctctctgtcctagccagtaaaaTAGAAggtaaaaggggagagaaaagctcaccaggagtggtgggttggCAGtgcccagcaccaagccccaggtggtaatgtcaaaaacaaacaaaaaatatcacATGcatattaaaaagggggggctgcTGCTGCGTGGGGTCCCTAGCGTGGGGGACAGGAGTCCTTCCAGCACGGTGGCCGCCACAGCTGCTCGAGCCCCTCGGAGCCACCACGTGCCTGGGGTAGCGGGTCCCGGCCCTTCCTCAGTTCCTGCCGTCCTCAGGGGAGCCGCCGGCGCTGCCCCTCCTGTTTCCCTGCGGGACCCTCAAGAGAGAAGTGCTGCCCACGGTGCTCAGGAACAGAGGTGACGGCAGGGGAAGCGGGCTGGGTGGGCGGGGGGTTGGGGCTCCCCTTCCCGCGTGGGGTGCTGGCCGCTGCCCTTACTTTCGCTCTGCTTCCCACGCTGGCTGCCCTCCAGGGCAGAGTCTGGGATCCTTCCCTTGCAGGGGGAGAGGGGGTCCCTGGGACAGGGTCCGTGCAGGGAACTGGGCTCAGagacctcctcctcccccctgggGCTGTGGGGACTGCCCCCCATGCTGGGCCCACCCATGGCTGGTCAGGGACCGGGGGTCCTCGAGGGGTTGGGGACTGCCAGCCTGCCCACGCTGACTCAGGGGCGTCCCCAGACCCTTCCTAATCGTGACACCGGGAggtgccccgccccaccccgccgTCCTGAGAGTGGGTCTTAGTGGCCTGCTCCCCCAGGGAGCCACAGCAGGGTGGCCGCCCCTGCCGACCCCACTGGTGCTCTGAACGCCCAGCCTCAGACGGAATGCCACGTGGGTCAGCCGTGGACAGGCTCAGCGCCCCTTCAAACCATGTCCTGCAGTTTGCCTGAGGGTCCATCTGGCGGGGTTCCCTGGCCCCAGGGTCATGGTGCAGCCCCAGAAGCCCAAGCGAGCACCCAGGAGCTGCCCAGACCTCCTTCTCCCCGCTGCCGCCAGCTCCTGCTTGCTCAGCGACCTGAGCCCCACTGCGGGTGGCCTGCTGTGCCCCAGGAAGCTCAAGGCCCTCCTGGTTCTGCTTGTGCCCAGGCATCCCCCTGGAGCCCATCACCGTGTACGGCACCGGCCCTCACCCCAGCCTCCAGGCCAGCCTGAGCAGCTACTGCGCCCATCAGGTGCCTGGGCGAGGGGGCTCTGGGACGTGGGGTCCAGCTCCCCGGGTTACTCTGGAGACCCGGCCTTTCCGAGCTCCATCCCGGGGACTGGCAGGGGGCACGGCTGTGAGGCCTCGTGGGGTCGGCCTGTGCCCACCGTCCTGCCTCCACAGGGCGTTCCCGCCAGCATCGCCTTCTTCAGCCCCTCTGGCATTGCCTACAGCCTCCAGCACATCCAGGAGCTGGCGGGGCCCCGTGTCCAGCAGATCAAGGTCAGACGGGGAGGGCAGGGCGGCTACCCCACCTCCCTGAGGGGCTCCCAGCACCCCTTCCTCTGCCCGCAACAGTGTGGACTCCGTGTGAGAGGTCACCCGAGGGTGGCCCGGCTCCCAGGGCTGCTCCCCCTCCCGACACCCACTGCCTGATGGGCCAGAAGGAAGCTCACTCAGCAGCACACAGCAGACACAGCTGTCTGTTCCCTTTGTCAGCAGGAGAGANNNNNNNNNNNNNNNNNNNNNNNNNNNNNNNNNNNNNNNNNNNNNNNNNNNNNNNNNNNNNNNNNNNNNNNNNNNNNNNNNNNNNNNNNNNNNNNNNNNNNNNNNNNNNNNNNNNNNNNNNNNNNNNNNNNNNNNNNNNNNNNNNNNNNNNNNNNNNNNNNNNNNNNNNNNNNNNNNNNNNNNNNNNNNNNNNNNNNNNNAGAGGGACACTCACCCTTGTGGGGCACAGCACGAGGCAGAGGACAGATGAGATGGGCACGTGAGCCTCCAACTCCTGCAACAAGTCATTCTGGGGTCAGGTGCCAGGACCTGGGGAACCACTTTCGGGTCCCTCCACCCAGCAAGGGGCCGTACTGGAACAGCCTGTCCACACCTCCACAGCGGGGCTCCCGGGAGCCTCCAGTCACCCGCTGGCcagacttggggtggggggggtgggggcagccctTCCTCCGCTCACCTGGCGAGGGCTTAGAGGGCAGCTCGTCAAGGCCTGGCGGTCACCGGGGCAGGGGGACAGTTCACCCCCgcaggaggggacaggacaggaggcCAGCTGGCCCTTCAGCCAGAAAGCGCAACAGCGGGCAGCCTCGGAGGCAGCTCTGGAGGCAGCTCCTGGCGGGCAGAGCTGGACGTCAGGAGCATGGAGTGATGGGGCCAGTCCTCGGAGCCACAGGGACTCGGCTGTGTGACATCAGCCCCGTTCCATGTTCCGGAGAAGCCAGCGGTGGGGTGGAGCTTTGCTGCCGCCAgtccctgctctgccctgtgAAGGCGGGCACCCGCGGACAGACCACAGTGCTGGTGACACACGCACACAGTGCATGAGCGGCTAGAAACACGGAAGCCTCACAACGTGGGCCTGTGAGGTGGCTCAGACTGTGATCTGGTGGGCCTGCTCTAACCACGTgaaaggaagctttggagctgtggtctctctctccctctccctctctctcttcctctgtctgttaAAACTAAAcaaactggggggctgggtggtagcgcagtgggttatgcgcacgtggcaaggaccggcgcaaggattctggttcgaggccccggccccccacctgcaggggagtcgcttcacaggcggtgaagcaggtctgcaggtgtctgtccttctctccccctgtctctctccatttctctctgtcctatccaacaatgacgtcaataacaacaacaataactacaacaatgaaaaacatgggcaacaaaagggaaaataaattaatatttaaaaaaatattttttaaaaatggcctccaggagcagtggattcatggtgcaggcactgagccccagcagtaactctggagacaaaaaaaaaaaaaaaaactaaacaaactgACATTTGGACACTTGGGGCCCAAGAGGTCACTCACAGGCCCCTctgtgagtcctggaacccccagGAGGGATCAGGGCACCAGGGGAAGTTCCTGGactgcagatccctctctctctctccatctctctgaacCACAGAGTGACCCAAGCCTACGTACACAGAGCCCAGactccataagaaaaaaaaaaaaacaaacaccgaCTTGTGGTATCATGCTGTCTGTGGCTGACGTGCTCAACAGACAGTGAAGAGAAGCCAGACAGGTGACCAGAGACTGGCGACCATGGTGGGGTGGCCTCTGCCGGCTCCAACTCCATCTCCCCGCCTCAGAACCTGTAGggcggggggctgggcagtggcacactcagttaagtgcatttAGTACGAAGTGTGAGAACTcacggaaggacctgggttcgagcccccggcttcccatctgcagggggacgcttcacaggcagtgaagcaggtctgcaggtgtctgtctttctctccccctctgtcttcccttcctctctccatttctctccgacaatgacgacaacaataaacaaataataagggcaacaaaagggaataaataaatattaaaaatattttttaagaaaagagtggtcctggaggtggtggacacgaagtcctgagttcagtctctggcagcacatgtaccagtgatggctggttctttctcctcctatctttctcataaataaatacatgaatacatgaataaaatattagagagagagacctgcagcactacttcaccactataagtttctcccctgcaagtgggaagcagggacttgaacccggttcTTGAGTGTGGTGATGTGCGAGCTCAATGAAGCCtgtgctgactttttcaaatggaGAGGAGACACTGCCTCTCCGGGGGCCTtgttactcccatgtggtgctagggcttaaGCCAGGCCTCagcaggtgagctctctctccaaccTCCAgaatcccttctttccttttctttttattcgctaagacagagagaaattgagagggggggaatagggagggagagggagaaggagagggagagatagatgatagatagataggtagatagaataggtagatagatagataggtagatagataggtaggtagatagatggatagataggtagatagatagatagatagatagatagatagatagatagataggtaggtaggtagatagatagatagatagatacctgcaggattgggtggtggcgcacctggctgagtgcacatgctacattgcacaaagacccaggttcgagcccccggtcccccacctgcagggggaaagcttcacaagtggtgaagcagggctgcaggtgtctgtctttctctccctctgtcacccccttccctctccatttctggctgtctctatctaataaagattaagaaagaaaaagaaaaaaaagaaaagaaacctgcaacactgcttcaccttttaaaaaatattaattttttcccttttgttgcccttgttgttttattgttgtagttattattgttgttattgatgtcattgttggataggacagagagacatggagagaggaggggaagacagagagggggagagaaagacagacacctgcagacctgcttcaccgcctgggaagcgactcccctgcaggtggggagccggggggctcgaactgggatccttatgccggtccttgtgctttgcgtgctTCAcgtcttatgaagcttctcccctgcaggtgggggccgggggcttgaacctagaccctttcacatggtaatgcaagagctcaagcaggtgagccaccacctgccctgcccGCAATCTTTTTAAGACAGTTGTAGATGCGATACACAGAAAACAGCTgagagggccgggtggtgcacctggttaagcacgtgtGTTACCACGAGCAAAGGCCTGgttacaagcccctggtccccacccgcaggggagaagcctcagtgtctctctctcgttCCCTATCCCTTCcacctcagtctctgtctctatccaataaatgaattaaaatgtatattttaaaaagaaagaagccccGATCCCCTCTGTGGCTCCGAGACCGTGTGTGGAGGCTGTTGCGTCCTTTAGGAATGGGGTCGCAGGCAGTGGCCTGGAGGTGGGGCAAGGAGGTGGGGTTCTCACCCCAGCTCGAAGGGTGGGAGTCCCGGTGTTCAAAGGGCAGCCGCACCCAGGCCCGTGGGCACTGCTGTGGGCACACTTCAGACCCGGGTGTGAAGGCCTGGGCCTGCTCCCAAGCTGCTGTAAAAGCTGGGTCCACCCCCGGGGGAGAAAGGACGGAGGACAGAAGACCGACAGGACGGGACGGCTCAGCGGGGCCATGCATGCAGCCTCTCTCCTCGCCTCCGCCCTGCTGCTCTGCTGGGTCGCTGCCCCCCAGCCCTGCCAGCCCGAGACGCTCTTCCACAGCCGGGACCGCTCCGACCTGGAGCCGGCCCCCCAGCGCCGGGCCAAGCCCATCACCGACCACCACGCCGCGCAGGTAGGGGACGCCTGGGGGAGCCAAGGACAGTGCACACACACGTGCTCTCAGCCACACACGCAGCTGCAGGCATGTAAACACACACGGACCTTCATGcatgcacacagcacacacaactccaggcatgtacacacacaccttCATACATGCACATAGCACACACAACTCCAGGCATGTACACACCAGCACCTTCATACATGCACATAGCACACACAACTCCAGGCATGTACACACCAGCACCTTCATACATGCACACAGCCCCACATGCAGCTGCAGGCATGTAAACACATTCATACATGCACACAACATGCACGTAGCAGCAGGCATGTAAACACACCTTCATAcatgcacacaccacacacacagcttcagacatgtacacacacaccttCATACGTGCACACTCAGCTGCAGGCATGTACCCACAccttcatacatacacacacaactgcAGACATGTACACACACCTTCATGCATGCACACAGCCCCACATGCAGCTGCAGGCATGTAAACATGCACACACCTTCATAcatgcacacagcacacacagctgCAGCCATGTAAACACGCACCTTcatgcacacagcacacacagctgTAGCCATGTACACACACCTTCATGCATGCACGCACACTTGCAGGTATGTACACACACGCACCTCCATGCATGCACACCGCCCACATTTGCATGTACACAGGCCCACACTCACACCTGCATCTACGCACACCCACgtgcacacagccctgcacacgcTCACACCCTCACCCCTGCCGCCTTCATGTGACACGCTCCCTCCAGACCCACCATGGCAGAGCAAAGGGTGTGACTATGTCCCTAGAGAccactctctccaccccccccagcACTCGAGCCCCCTGACCACCCACCAGCCCACACGCAGCCTCCAAGGCTCCACATGGCAGCAGTGACAGCCTTCCAGGGTCCACAGGGGCCCCACCTGCCCACAGGCCCCGGAGCTTGGACCCTGGCCCCCAGGCCTCGATGGGTTTCAGAGTCCAGCTGTCTGGGGCCCTGCTGACACCACCTACACTGCAGTCAGCAGGGCAGAGCCGTCACGTCACTGGCCTGAGAGACCGGCAGGCGGGAGGGGGAGGTTGCAGGTCGGGGGTCCTCCAGCATCTGTCCCAGGAGGAGGGGTGGCTCGGGCGGGTGGGGGAGGCCGTCAGTTCCTGCTGAAGATGGGCTCTCGGGCACATGCCTGGCCTGGCCCGGTCTCGGCACCGGGGACGCGGGACCCTGAGTGTGGGCGGCCACTCTTGGGGGACACAGCTCGTGACCCCGCGACTCGGCTTCTGCCCCCCAGCGCTTCCTCTCCAAGTACGGCTGGACCGAGGCCCCGGGGGCCAGGGGGGTCAGCCCCGAGGAGCCCCCCGCCGCCACCCTGGCCGAGGCCGTGCGCAGGTTCCAGGAGGCGAATGCGCTGCACCCCAGCGGGGAGCTGGACGCACCTACACTGGCCGCCATGAACCGGCCGCGCTGCGGGGTCCCCGACATGCAGCCTCTGCCGAGGACAGCGGTCACTATGCCCGGGGGGCCCCGACTTGAGACCTCCCTGCCCAGGACACCCCTGCCCCAGGCGCCCCCGTCCCAGATACCTCTAACCCAGATGCCCCCATCCCAGACGCCCCTGCCCCAGAGCCTCCTGCCCAAGACATACCCGTCCCTGACGCCCATGCCCCAGATGACCTTGCCCAGGACATTTGCCCTGGGGACCCCTCGACCCCAGACCACCCTGACCCAGACCCTCCTGACCCTGACATCCTCATCCCAGACCCCAATGCCCAGGACCTACCTGCCCAATTCTCCCCAGTCCAGTGGCCCTATGCCTGGGACCCTACTCCCAGTGACCCGCTATCCCAGGACACCCCTTCCTAGGACCCCACTGCCCAGGACCCTGCAGCCCGGGGCTCCCCTGTGCACTGGATCACTCTTCAAGACCCCCCTTCTCAGGACCTTACTGCCTGGGTCCCTTCTCCCCAGGACTTCCCTGCCTGGGAGCCCACTGTGCACTGACCCACCAACCGGGACCCCAGTGCCTAGGACCCCCCCGCCTGGGACCCCTGTGGCCACTGGCCCCCTGACCCTGACCCCCCTGCATGGGACCCCTGTGGCCACTGGCCCCCTGACCCAGACCCCCCCGCCTGCGACCCCTGTGGCCACTGGCCCCCTGACTCAGACCCCCCCACCTGGGACCCATAAGACTACTGGCCCCCTGCCCATGACCCCACTGCCCGGGACCCCTGTGGCCACTGGCCCCCTGACCCAGACCCCCCTGCCTGCGACCCCTGTGGCCACTGGCCCCCTGACCCAGACCCCCCCGCCTGGGACCCCTGTGGTCACTGGCCCCCTGACTCAGACCCCCCCGCCTGCGACCCCTGTGGCCACTGGCCCCCTGACCCAGACCCCACTGCCTGCGACCCCTGTGGCCACTGGCCCCCTGACCCAGACCCCCCTGCCTGGGACCCCTGTGGCCACTGGCGCCCTGACCCAGACCCCCCCGCCTGGGACCCATAAGACTACTGGCCCCCTGCCCATGACCCCACTGCCCGGGACCCCACTACCTGAGACCCCACTGGTCACTGACCCTCTGATCCAGACGCCCCTGCCTGGGACCCCTCAGGTCTCTGACCCCCTGCCCAGGAACCCACTGCCTGGGGTGTCTGTGCCCAGGGCCCGGCCCCGACGCTTCCTGCCCCTGCTGGCTGGGACCCCCGTGCACCAGGCCGCCTCGTCCAGCGGGCAAGGCCGGGTCTTCGCCAAGAGGACGCTGAGCTGGAGGCTGGTGGGTGAGGCGGCGAGCGGGCAGCTGGCGGAGGCCGAGCAGAGGCGGGTCTTCAGGCTGGCCTTCCGCATGTGGAGCGAGGTGGTGCCGCTGGACTTTCGGGAGGACCTGGCCGGGCCAGCGGCCGACGTGGACATCAGGCTGGGCTTCGGGCGAGGTGAGGACATGGGGGCAGCACCCCTCTGCTGCCACTGGGGTGCTGGAtgagaacccagggtctcacagagCAATACCTCCCTCGGCCGGGAGTGGACACCCCGTCTCCCCCCAGGGCCAAGGTGCTGCCGTGTGAGGGTGGGGCTTGAGCAGGagttcctgggtgctgtgcagggtgctgagagaggagagaccccacaggcctgcccaccctccatgggctccctgggtgctgtgcagggtgctgagagaggagagacccacagccctgcccaccctccatgggctccctgggtgctgtgcctggtgctgagagaggagagaccccacagccctgcccaccctccatgggctccctgggtgctgtgcctggtgctgagagaggagagaccccacagccctgcccaccctccatgggctccctgggtgctgtgcctggtgctgagagaagagaccccacagccctgcccaccctccatgggctccctgggtgctgtgcctggtgctgagagaggagagaccccacagccctgcccaccctccatgggctccctgggtgctgtgcctggtgctgagagaggagagaccccacagccctgcccaccctccatgggctccctgggtgctgtgcctggtgctgagagaggagagaccccacagccctgcccaccctccatgggctccctgggtgctgtgcctggtgctgagagaggagacaccccacagccctgcccaccctccatgggctccctgggtgctgtgcctggtgctgagagaggagagaccccacagccctgcccaccctccatgggctccctgggtgctgtgcctggtgctgagagaagagaccccacagccctgcccaccctccatgggctccctgggtgctgtgcagggtgctgagagaggagacaccccacagccctgcccaccctccatgggctccctgggtgctgtgcctggtgctgagagaggagacaccccacagccctgcccaccctccatgggctccctgggtgctgtgcctggtgctgagagaagagaccccacagccctgcccaccctccatgggctccctgggtgctgtgcctggtgctgagagaggagagaccccacagccctgcccaccctccatgggctccctgggtgctgtgcctggtgctgagagaggagacaccccacagccctgcccaccctccatgggctccctgggtgctgtgcctggtgctgagagaggagagaccccacagccctgcccaccctccatgggctccctgggtgctgtgcctggtgctgagagaagagaccccacagccctgcccaccctccatgggctccctgggtgctgtgcctggtgctgagagaggagacaccctacagcctgcccaccctccatggggctccctgggtgcctgcagggtgctgagagaggagagaccccacagccctgcccaccctccatgggctccctgggtgctgtgcctggtgctgagagaggagaccccacagccctgcccaccctccatgggctccctgggtgctgtgcagggtgctgagagaggagagaccccacagccctgcccaccctccatgggctccctgggtgctgtgcctggtgctgagagaagagaccccacagccctgcctcaccctccatgggctccctgggtgctgtgcagggtgctgagagaggagacaccccacagccctgcccaccctccatggggctccctgggtgctgtgcagggtgctgagagaggagagacccacagccctacccaccctccatgggctccctgggtgctgtgcagggtgctgagagaggagacaccccacagccctgcccaccctccatggggctccctgggtgctgtgcagggtgctgagagaggagagaccccacagccctgcccaccctccatgggctccctgggtgctgtgcagggtgctgagagaggagagaccccacagccctgcccaccctccatgggctccctgggtgctgtgcctggtgctgagagaggagacaccccacagccctgcccaccctccatgggctctttgggtgctgtgcagggtgctgagagaggagagaccccacagccctgcccaccctccatggggctccctggctgCTGTCCTGGTCCCCAGTCCAGGCTGGCCACCCCTGTAGTTACAGGAGCAGCTCAGGAGACGGGGCTTCTGCTCAGCACTCC of Erinaceus europaeus chromosome 14, mEriEur2.1, whole genome shotgun sequence contains these proteins:
- the UROS gene encoding uroporphyrinogen-III synthase, producing the protein MKVLLLRDPKEDEGGQDPYVRELGLCGLEATLIPALSFEFLSLPALSEKLSRPESYAGLVFTSPRAVEAAELCLQRGVGEVWSRSLKDRWNAKPVYVVGDATASRVNKMGLDTQGGSCGNAEKLAEFICSREPPALPLLFPCGTLKREVLPTVLRNRGIPLEPITVYGTGPHPSLQASLSSYCAHQGVPASIAFFSPSGIAYSLQHIQELAGPRVQQIKVRRGGQGGYPTSLRGSQHPFLCPQQCGLRVRGHPRVARLPGLLPLPTPTA